The following coding sequences are from one Salmo trutta chromosome 36, fSalTru1.1, whole genome shotgun sequence window:
- the LOC115176190 gene encoding adaptin ear-binding coat-associated protein 1 isoform X1 gives MASEGEYESILCVKPDINVYRIPPRATNRGYRAADWKLDVPDWSGRMRITAKGKVAYIKLEDKVSGELFAQAPVTEYPGIAVETVSDSSRYFVLRIQDGNGRSAFIGVGFGDRGDSFDFNVSLQDHFKWVKQENEISKNPQGAALGPKLDLGFKEGQTITLNIGQGKKRDKPRSQGAGGSGLLPPPPKGKMAPPPSSTFSNHNTVPQTGGPEIGCLLDLDSSNSNTVVQSSNPSTDLWGDFSTPASSLPPTSRQQHTLNWGQF, from the exons ATGGCGAGCGAAGGCGAATATGAGTCAATCCTGTGCGTTAAACCCGACATCAATGTTTATCGCATACCACCGAGGGCTACAAATCGTGGATACAG GGCAGCAGACTGGAAGCTGGATGTGCCCGATTGGTCAGGGCGCATGCGGATCACGGCGAAGGGGAAAGTGGCCTACATCAAACTGGAAGACAAGGTCTCAG GGGAGCTGTTCGCCCAAGCCCCTGTCACAGAGTATCCCGGCATCGCAGTTGAAACCGTAAGCGACTCCAGTCGCTACTTTGTCCTGCGAATACAGGATGGCAATG GCCGCAGTGCGTTCATTGGTGTTGGATTCGGGGACAGAGGGGACTCTTTTGACTTCAACGTGTCTTTGCAGGACCACTTTAA GTGGGTGAAACAAGAGAATGAGATCAGCAAAAACCCTCAGGGGGCAGCTTTGGGACCAAAGCTGGACTTGGGATTTAAAGAAGGACAAACCATCACCCTTAATATTGGG CAAGGCAAAAAAAGGGATAAGCCACGCTCACAGGGGGCAGGTGGGTCCGGTCTCCTACCGCCGCCACCAAAAGGAAAGAtggctcctcctccttcctctacctTCTCCAATCACAACACAGTGCCTCAAACAGGAGGCCCAGAGATCG gcTGTTTGCTAGATCTGGACAGTAGTAACTCCAACACTGTGGTCCAATCATCCAACCCCAGCACTGATCTTTGGGGAGACTTCTCCACTCCTGCAAG TTCTCTCCCTCCAACATCGCGACAACAGCACACTCTGAATTGGGGCCAGTTTTGA
- the LOC115176190 gene encoding adaptin ear-binding coat-associated protein 1 isoform X2 has translation MASEGEYESILCVKPDINVYRIPPRATNRGYRAADWKLDVPDWSGRMRITAKGKVAYIKLEDKVSGELFAQAPVTEYPGIAVETVSDSSRYFVLRIQDGNGRSAFIGVGFGDRGDSFDFNVSLQDHFKWVKQENEISKNPQGAALGPKLDLGFKEGQTITLNIGQGKKRDKPRSQGAGGSGLLPPPPKGKMAPPPSSTFSNHNTVPQTGGPEIGCLLDLDSSNSNTVVQSSNPSTDLWGDFSTPASTL, from the exons ATGGCGAGCGAAGGCGAATATGAGTCAATCCTGTGCGTTAAACCCGACATCAATGTTTATCGCATACCACCGAGGGCTACAAATCGTGGATACAG GGCAGCAGACTGGAAGCTGGATGTGCCCGATTGGTCAGGGCGCATGCGGATCACGGCGAAGGGGAAAGTGGCCTACATCAAACTGGAAGACAAGGTCTCAG GGGAGCTGTTCGCCCAAGCCCCTGTCACAGAGTATCCCGGCATCGCAGTTGAAACCGTAAGCGACTCCAGTCGCTACTTTGTCCTGCGAATACAGGATGGCAATG GCCGCAGTGCGTTCATTGGTGTTGGATTCGGGGACAGAGGGGACTCTTTTGACTTCAACGTGTCTTTGCAGGACCACTTTAA GTGGGTGAAACAAGAGAATGAGATCAGCAAAAACCCTCAGGGGGCAGCTTTGGGACCAAAGCTGGACTTGGGATTTAAAGAAGGACAAACCATCACCCTTAATATTGGG CAAGGCAAAAAAAGGGATAAGCCACGCTCACAGGGGGCAGGTGGGTCCGGTCTCCTACCGCCGCCACCAAAAGGAAAGAtggctcctcctccttcctctacctTCTCCAATCACAACACAGTGCCTCAAACAGGAGGCCCAGAGATCG gcTGTTTGCTAGATCTGGACAGTAGTAACTCCAACACTGTGGTCCAATCATCCAACCCCAGCACTGATCTTTGGGGAGACTTCTCCACTCCTGCAAG CACACTCTGA
- the LOC115176190 gene encoding adaptin ear-binding coat-associated protein 1 isoform X3 produces the protein MRITAKGKVAYIKLEDKVSGELFAQAPVTEYPGIAVETVSDSSRYFVLRIQDGNGRSAFIGVGFGDRGDSFDFNVSLQDHFKWVKQENEISKNPQGAALGPKLDLGFKEGQTITLNIGQGKKRDKPRSQGAGGSGLLPPPPKGKMAPPPSSTFSNHNTVPQTGGPEIGCLLDLDSSNSNTVVQSSNPSTDLWGDFSTPASSLPPTSRQQHTLNWGQF, from the exons ATGCGGATCACGGCGAAGGGGAAAGTGGCCTACATCAAACTGGAAGACAAGGTCTCAG GGGAGCTGTTCGCCCAAGCCCCTGTCACAGAGTATCCCGGCATCGCAGTTGAAACCGTAAGCGACTCCAGTCGCTACTTTGTCCTGCGAATACAGGATGGCAATG GCCGCAGTGCGTTCATTGGTGTTGGATTCGGGGACAGAGGGGACTCTTTTGACTTCAACGTGTCTTTGCAGGACCACTTTAA GTGGGTGAAACAAGAGAATGAGATCAGCAAAAACCCTCAGGGGGCAGCTTTGGGACCAAAGCTGGACTTGGGATTTAAAGAAGGACAAACCATCACCCTTAATATTGGG CAAGGCAAAAAAAGGGATAAGCCACGCTCACAGGGGGCAGGTGGGTCCGGTCTCCTACCGCCGCCACCAAAAGGAAAGAtggctcctcctccttcctctacctTCTCCAATCACAACACAGTGCCTCAAACAGGAGGCCCAGAGATCG gcTGTTTGCTAGATCTGGACAGTAGTAACTCCAACACTGTGGTCCAATCATCCAACCCCAGCACTGATCTTTGGGGAGACTTCTCCACTCCTGCAAG TTCTCTCCCTCCAACATCGCGACAACAGCACACTCTGAATTGGGGCCAGTTTTGA